Part of the Limanda limanda chromosome 23, fLimLim1.1, whole genome shotgun sequence genome is shown below.
aagaagggaggaagagagacagagaggggagcTGAGTGagaaaacaggagagagagggacagaggaagaagcggggggacagagagagagagaggagacatttTTGTAAGATCTTACAACATTTCTGGAGGTCTTGCAAAAACGCATTAATTATcttatagacagacagacagataggtATGTGATTGCACAGTGCaaacatacagaaacacactgGTGCTGTTACATGATCGTGCATTGAGTGATGCCGTGACAATGAACTCATGGGACACAACAGTTCATTGGGACACCAGATGTATCTGAATAtgcttttattgtcattgtaacTTAATCTAGGTGGGGCAGCAGAATCCTTATGTATCAAAGAGACATtttaatgtgtaaaatatgtgtgAGCTCTGGTGTGGAACATTTGtgctgtaatatttaatccagTGTATTACTCAACCTTTAAGTTTGTTGGAAAATCCCAGATAGTTTAGCTTTATCTGTCTTTTATGGAATAAATTTACTATCATGTGGTAGTTGCTATGTTATAAAGGATTATAAATCAATAAGAATTAAGTAGGAAACTAAAGTTTTTTAAGACCATGAAATAAACTACTTGACCCCAAATGCGAAGCAATATTGAAAACCTAAATCTTATTGAAATTATTTCATGTAGTTTGAATAAAGCAGTGTTAACAATCAGAAAGAAGCTTTGAAATGTGAACATTTTAAGATGCAATCCCAATAATTAATGCGCAAATACATACAAACAAGCACCAAGACATAACTACACCGTAAATCTTAATAATTTTATTGTCTTTGTTCTCATGAATTTTACAAATATGATACTTCTGCAATTCAACTTTAACTGTGCAACACAATGGCATTATGGACTGTTTAGACTCCGCATCCCGAGGGACGCCTGTGACTCCAGGGGCTGTGAATCCTGCAGACCCGGGCTTTCCATTTGGAGCAtttgaaaatagaaataaaaaccaaGAGTCAAGCTTTTTTTGCAATTGATCTTGAGCTTTAACATCTATCGtcatcagttcatcttcctcaccccctccctccctccctccctcccgccgGTTGGGGTTCTTTGTCCGCAGGATTCACAAGCAGCTTACACACAGGATTTTTCGCCACTGACGCAACGACGGCTACTGACGGGGGAGGGAGCCGGGTCCCTTCCCCTCGGTCCTCCCCCCCGCAGGTCAGAGACGACTCCTCGGAGGCGGGGCTTGAAGTAAGGTGGGTACAGTCTCTTTGGATGAGGCTGGCGGTACCGGGTCAGAGCTGCAGGgctgcttgtctgtttgagaaTGGGTGATCTCGCCACACAGGATTTTTTTTGGGACACCAGTACAGATAAGAACAATGGCATGCAAGACTCACATACAGACCCACttgttattatttcttttttttttttaatagaaaataaagattCTGACATAAGTACAAGCACTGAGCCCTCGCAAACACCCAACATCCAAGCGTATTGGAAACAGTACGGAGGACCGACGATGCCTAAACTGACGCCGTTAAGAATTATCGGGGGCTTGCGACGGTTAAAACCATTTCAACACAACAGCTGGCTTCTTTTCATATTCAATAAGTCCCGTTTTCTGAGGACGTAATACATctcacatttatattatttcttcttctacacCTTTTTACTACAAATGTATGTGCTTTTGATTTAAAGTAACTTGGGGGGAAAAAACGGAtggagaaaaatgaaaaaataggAGAGAATAAAGTTTTGTGTCTCAACGACAAATCCAACCCCACTCCGGCCAATTTATTGCAAATGAAGTGAGAACCTCggaacagcaacacacacttcaATATGGCACAAGCATCTTAGATATGACCTAAATGCGTCGTCGTTGTAGGTGAATATCAAAAAACCAAACCACACCATATCTAAAAGTATTAAGACATTAATCTTCAGAAGAGCAGAagagaaaaggttttttttttcttcccccttGTTGAAACATGCAGTCTGCCGCTCTGCCAGCTAAACTTGATTCTGGACCCCCTTGGTAAAACTCTTgacaacataaaaaataaaatcaaacctTCGTGTCGAGTGCGTACGATCACTGCAAACGATTAGTGCGCCGGCCGAGCTAAAACGTTCCTACTGTTCACGACAGGAGCTGCGGAGTAAGACTTCATAATCCAGGTCATTGTGCAGCTGACGAGCTCTTGCTCTCCTCTCACTTGTGGGGTGGACCCCAAAAAAACGCAGGCTGGCCAGCAAAAGTGAAGAATGTAGTGAGTCAACTCGCCCCCTTGAGTTCAACCTCGGACTTGCAATGGCGCAAAACATTTTTGGATaattaaataaactttgaaAATAAAGGTGAATGTGGATTTAAAGCACTCTCTGGGGTTTTCCGTTGGCCTTCAGATGTCTTCACAGACCCACCTTCATCTTGCTTAGTGTGTCACCGTAAGACATTTGATGTGCTTATCTTAGTAAATGTCAGCTTTGGCACACTCCCTGCTGAGGTACCTAACGAAAAAGTTTTGTCAAGTACAGAAATTACTACCTTGTCCCCTTCGAGGATATTGTTGTTGCatcatactttatatatatatagcgagaggtgtgtttttctcttaaaTGTCTCTGGAGTGTTAAGGAGAGAATCTACACGGGCAGACACATTCTTCTCCAGCCCTTCCTCTGAGGCTGCAACATAGAAATCCCTCTCAGCAGCCCCATCTACCTGCTCACCATTTATCCCACTACAAAATCCAATAAATATTCTTAAAAATAAGGGCAATTTggttaaacaaaacaaagaaatagaTGAAGCTGAAATTCAATGTAGTGGCCTCACAATGTAACACAAAACTCTCAAAGTACAACAAATCCATCACCGTTCCAGTCCTCAgtcaaataaagaaacaaagaaagaaatatgtCAGGGAAGGATATATCTAGAGTAGTGGTTGTTTTACAATGGCGACTATGTCGAGAGAATGACAGGGCTTCAGTTTGTCATGTGGCAACTTCTTTAAAAACTGCTTCCTCTTCCCACctgcttctctcttctctccgcGCACGGAGGTGATCATACTCTACCTGATCACAGTCTTTGACCTTAAACCCCTTCCCTTCCTCATCAAGAGCCCCtcccgctcctcttcctctcagagGGGGGATAGTTCAGTCGGCGTAGTGCATGATGGACTCGACGTAGTTGCCGGGGAAGAGGCCCGTGGTGCTGTTCATCACGCCCTCGTACCAGCCGTCGTCGTTCTTCTTGATCACGTAGATGATGGCGCCCTCCTGGAACGAAAGCTCGTCCTCTTTGTCGCAGCTGTAGTCGTAGATGGCCACCACTGAGTCAACGAAACAAAAGAAGATGCAAGCGTTTTCCTACATGTTAAACTTGAAGGACAAAgaattattttgacatttcaaactttgcaaacacacactgtcccaaCTGAGGAAAGGGACGAGTGAGTCACTCAGCCCTCGCGGGTGTCTGCTCTAGTATTTCAGGGAGCGATGATGTCACACCTTTCTCCATGTAGCTGCGTGGGGCCCAGGGCGGGTCCTCCTCGGCGTACGGGTCGCTGTACTCCACCACCGCCgactcctcttcgtcctcttcatcCTCGTAGTCATCCGTTAGAGGTGGCGGAGGCGTGGGCTCATCAAACACCGGCTCGTCGGAAGGCGGAGGTGGGGGCGGCACGTCTGAGACTAGACGTAGTTTTGAGGgaggcaagaagaagaagaagcagttagaggagaggaaagaagtaCAGGCATAGAGAGGAGGGATTGATATGCACATGCATTGAAGGAAGGAACAGAAACAGACCATGCTGGATGAAAAGAAACTTTATACGTCAAACTCAGAAGGGTTCGATACGACGGGTACAAAGGGTGCACACACTGATTCAACTTGCATTTAGAGAAATTTAAGAAGGAACTGGATGGTTGGGATCGCTGAGAGGAATCAAAGAGGACACAGATATGTAGAAACATCATCATGCTCATGGACAAACACCAACAGGCCTCATTATTCATATCATGCTTTCGGTGGTTTGGTCACCTAGAGGGGACGGATCACTGATGCTCACTAACTGCTGGGGGAGAGGGTTCCAAACAAACGGAGGTCATGCAGAGGGAGCGAGGAGCTGAAGAGCCACTTACTAGTCTCCTGAACTCGGGCCACAAAGCCCATCAGAGGCAGTTGAGGGGTGATCTGcatggaggggggagggggcgcGAGCGGGCCGGCTATCACCGAGAACAAATAGGtacaaataaaatcaacacaCGGAGATGGAGAAGAACAGGGCCAGAGAGGGTGTGTCGCAGTGGGACAGACATGAGAACAGCAAAGACACAAGAAAATGAGATTAGAATAAACATGTAGAGCACAGACAATATACAGACAACGGTTTTTAGCAAAGCACAAACCTGGAACATCAAtagttattatttattctttccATTTGTGGCTGTACGGATGGAATTTTCATGACCAATAGAAAATGTCTCTTAAGAACATACTGCACAAATCACTCTGATGCAAATTGACATTTGAGCTTGGATAGAAATAAAAGCGTAGCAGTCGATCAGACAGTGCTAGAGACAAAGAGCTGTGAAGACAAGGAGCTGGTACAAAGCAGAAGTCGAGTGGAGGCAGTTCATCGAATGGGAAAAGGACAGACTACAACAACAGACGGATCTTTTCTGAAGAGATACAAAACGGCAGAGTAAGACTTTGGTTATCTGCTCCCCCTGAAATCTAAACGTTTGGAGAGAAGCTGGAATCCGAGAgtgcagatttaaaaataaacagacgATGAGATTTAAGACTGAAAGGAACCCAGATAACAACACAAATTGTTTAAGTGTCTGGTTCAACTTCAAACAGCTCTTAGTAGCAATAATCGTCATAGATATTAGTTCCTGCTTCAATACAAAGGATATGGTCAGGTTTGTATAACAGTAATAAAGGTAATAACTATCTAATTTGGAGTTATTTGGGGGAAATTGTTTAATAGAGCCCCTTAAACTCCTTGGGATAAACAAACCTTGGTTCTGGGCGAAGTGTGGTCCCCCGTTGAGCTGGCTCTGGGCCATGTTGGGCTGACCGGTGACAGACGAGGGCCGGCGGTACGGCAGGGAGCCGCCCACCTGcgagttctgctgctgctgcggctgcgcCGGGCGGTTCATGCTGTAGAACTGCGGCGCACCTGAGGAGAGACGACACCAGGGGGAAGCAGCGAGTCATTCAGTGAGGGTGGGGAGCTGGAGCTTTGTATGGCTCTCAAACAGAAAGAATCCTTCAGTGTGTATAATAAAGGCATATTAGTTAATGATAGTTTAGAAACCTGGTAATTGGTTTCAGGATACATTTCTAAAGCAGCTCCTTAAACaatatgatttaatttgatatgaaaatcttttttacattttacacagaAGCCACATTATACCATCAACAGTAGCATAGCACATTGACGGAAAATGACAATATCCAGCAGCCACACGACTCACAGAGAAAAGGCGAAATAAATACAAACGAAATGAAGAATTCACTGCGAAAGCTTCTCACCACACGGCTCATGCATTATAGATCAGAACATCGTCATCAACACAGACGCACGCAGGCAGCTGATGAGATGCTGTGAAGAATGAAGAGCGGAGAATCCAGCGGCGGCACATGAAACCAGGCTGTGTGATCCAGACTTATGGATATTCGGGACAGTTTTGATCAATATTCTCTACAGTGCTCTACAGTGACCTTTAAAAGTGGAATTTCTCTTCTCAGCTGTTTGCTTAAAAAGGTAGAACGGAAGTCAACATGAGACTTGCTGCTGAAGACTGCAATAATAGACTGGAATTATCTGCATGTTACTGCCACTGACTGTCAATCAGTCAAACTGCAGGACATGAGATACCAACAAAACAGCTCTGGGTTTGagaaattaaaatctgaatttgtattttgttgattttgttCAGGATTACTAGCGTTTGGTCAACATTATCCCTGAAGACCTGACTTGATCAATACCTGATCGATAGTAACAAGCTGTCAGACAACACCATTAAATATGCTGGTTGAAGACACATCAGTGGATGAACACATCTGTGTCTCAAGGTGGGAGAGGATGCATGTCAGGGGGGAGGCAGGATGGAGGATGTGGAGAGGGAGCGGGTGAGCTTCTCCCACCGTTTCTCACACTCACCTTGTGCAGGGTTGCCGAAAGTGGCGGTGCCAGTGGGGGCCGCAGAGGCGGGGAGCTGGGGAGGGGGTGGTGGGACAGGCGGGATCTCTACAGGTGGGTTGGGGGCCTGTGGGGGGCTGTCTAGGGCAGAGGGCCCCGGGGGACCAGGGGTTGTGGCAGAGGTGGGGGTGTTGGAGGGGGGTTTGGCGGGGTTGGATGGGACAGGGACTGAAGCCGAGGGGCCGAAGGTCAGGGAGTTGAAGAGGTGTTACAAAACAATCCggaaggagagaaaagataGGTGAAGGAGGTCAAGATAAGAGTGAGAAGGGAAGACAGGATTGCAGTAGATCCAGGGTGTCACACATTgtgatttgaatttaaaaccATTTGAAACCCGTATAAAGTTCTAGCCTctttaatattgaaaaaaagattAGTCAAGTTAGTTTCAATCACTAAATCATCAtgcagtcagcttcctggagaggacagaagaagCAGGCGTTACCTGGGAAGGCGTTGGGCGGGGCCGGGGTCGGCACAGCGATGGGAATGCCCACGCTGCCACTGCCGCTGTTCTcccggctgctgctgcgacTGCTGCTGGGGTGGCTGCCTCCGCTGCTCCCACTGCTGGTGGTAGGGTGGCAAAAGAAATCAGGCCACTTACACTCAGGCACACTCGCACATTCAGACCTCTGGGAGAAACTGCCTTCGTTGCGCAACTCGTCTTAACACATAAATGTTGAGGCCTACATTTAAAAAGGTAACCCCAGGGTGCCTTACTTAAAGGCCGGGTATACTcagggggtggagagagaagttCTTATGACCCGTCATGCAACCATGTAGAAAAGCAAGGGTGTTTACAGCGGTTTTAAACTGCAGGTAAAAGTCAGCCATAATAAAAGGGGCCAGAAACTTTACTTACGGTCCTAGTAAACAACATAATTGTGCAAATGAATAGTGTCGCAGTCACACATAAGTTGTGTACAGAATGAAGAACAGATTGAAAGAGAAGTGAGCTTGAGTATCAAACTGTAGGGTTTGGTTGAAGACATTGGGTGCAGCCTCTGGATGCAGTTTGACCATCCGACAAGCACTGGCTGCTTGCAGCTACCTCAATTTCATTTCCACGAATACTAGCTTTTTTATCAGATAACTGATTATATGAAACGATAAGAAAGTAGCCACGACCTTGTTGTTTCTCACTTGCAGACTGTGGTCCAACTCTGATATTTGAACGGTGCAAAAGAGACTGAAAACTGCTTCTTATTCATTTTGATGCAATTGCTTTGTTTTCTCAAGCGACGCTCTGTCATCCCCTTATTTGCTGGTGCTTTCAGCTCATTTGCacaagctgaaaaaaaaaacaccttaatCCTAACACTGATATTTATGGCAGCAACTGTGACGCTACTGTGCGAATAAAGCTGAGTTTTGAGATTGCAAACTAGCGATAGTTCCAGGGCCATCACAAAGAACAGACACTTATTTTGGGGGAAGGGGCAGGGAAACATCATTTACACGAGTGAGATTAACGCTGATTAATTTTACTGACACAATACGAGTGCCATTCATCTTTATATTCCAGTTGCTACCAGCCTAGAATGGGTGTTCACGTAGGGGTGTGTGTCCCATCCCCTTCCCTGGCTTCTCAATAACTCAGGTTAATAACGTGGCACCCTCATGAGCATTCATGTGTTAGCGTGAGCGGTTATGCTTTAGAAATGACTATGTGTCAAAGCAGCGAGAAGCCTCACCCACGACAAATGACAAAGGTGACGCAGGACGAAGACAGAGATATAAAAAAGCAGGAAGCATCAAGACACATGGGGCAGACTTTGGGTTGGACAGAGGAGAGCGCATGGCTGGGAGATGAAGAGAATGAGTTATGGATGGAGTGATGCGGATTAAGACTCGTGCTGAGAGGAGAGTCGAGGGGAAAGTTGTCTTGTCTATTTCCGGACCAGGAAGGTGAACAAATCGGGCACAGTAGAGAAGAGATCTATGAATATTTGTCTGTTCGGGATGGAGGAGTCATCTTGGGTTGACAGGGCTGTGAGGGCGATGTTGCCTATTTCGTTTCTATCACTAGAGGAACCTGTGTCTCGCCGTGCAATCTCTACCTCGTCCTCGTTTGAGCCGGGAGGAGAGCACGTAGATGACGGGGTTTCCAAATCAAGTGTTAATCTGGGCTTTCCTTTCAAGTTGGAACTGTTAAATTAGGTCATTCTTGTGAGTTGAGGTGGAAAAAAAGAGACGGGAGTGATTTATACTTTCCCTAATAAGTTActtcagagaggaagaagaggggaaaaGATGCTCAGAGGCTTGCTCCCACTTTTAAAGtgtgggagaggagaagaagaaaggggtAGTAGGTGGAGGAAAAAAGGGGCTTGTTTGAGAAGTGTTGAGAGGCATGCTGGGAACAGGGGA
Proteins encoded:
- the abi2b gene encoding abl interactor 2b isoform X2, whose translation is MAELQMLLEEEIPAGRSALLDSFTNLERVAEYCESNYVQSPDKERALEETKNYTTQSLASVAYLINTLANNVLQMLDIQASQLRRMESSINHISQTVDIHKEKVARREIGILTTNKNTSRTHKIIAPANPERPVRYIRKPVDYSLLDDMGHGVKASAQNMKAGGGGLPRTNPPTQKPPSPPMSGKGTLGRHSPYRTLEPVRPPVVPNDYVSSPTRNMAQPQQSPARTASVNQRNRTYSGSSGGSHPSSSRSSSRENSGSGSVGIPIAVPTPAPPNAFPGAPQFYSMNRPAQPQQQQNSQVGGSLPYRRPSSVTGQPNMAQSQLNGGPHFAQNQAGPLAPPPPSMQITPQLPLMGFVARVQETISDVPPPPPPSDEPVFDEPTPPPPLTDDYEDEEDEEESAVVEYSDPYAEEDPPWAPRSYMEKVVAIYDYSCDKEDELSFQEGAIIYVIKKNDDGWYEGVMNSTTGLFPGNYVESIMHYAD
- the abi2b gene encoding abl interactor 2b isoform X1 → MAELQMLLEEEIPAGRSALLDSFTNLERVAEYCESNYVQSPDKERALEETKNYTTQSLASVAYLINTLANNVLQMLDIQASQLRRMESSINHISQTVDIHKEKVARREIGILTTNKNTSRTHKIIAPANPERPVRYIRKPVDYSLLDDMGHGVKASAQNMKAGGGGLPRTNPPTQKPPSPPMSGKGTLGRHSPYRTLEPVRPPVVPNDYVSSPTRNMAQPQQSPARTASVNQRNRTYSSGSSGGSHPSSSRSSSRENSGSGSVGIPIAVPTPAPPNAFPGAPQFYSMNRPAQPQQQQNSQVGGSLPYRRPSSVTGQPNMAQSQLNGGPHFAQNQAGPLAPPPPSMQITPQLPLMGFVARVQETISDVPPPPPPSDEPVFDEPTPPPPLTDDYEDEEDEEESAVVEYSDPYAEEDPPWAPRSYMEKVVAIYDYSCDKEDELSFQEGAIIYVIKKNDDGWYEGVMNSTTGLFPGNYVESIMHYAD